A region of the Meiothermus sp. Pnk-1 genome:
TCTGGAAGGTGGTCCAATAAGCGGCGAATCATGCCCGAATCTCCTCAAGAATGCGTTCGCGCACATCTCTGGGCTGCAGCGGTGGCGAGAGCTGCCCCCGCTCGGCTACCCGGATCGTACCCCGCTCCTCGCTCACCACGATCACCAGGGCATCGGTCTGCTCGGAAAGGCCCAGGGCTGCCCGGTGACGGGTTCCGATGTACTTTTCCACCCGGTCGCTCAAGGGGAAGATGCACCCCGCTGCCACCACCTGATCCCCCCGTACGATCACCCCCCCATCGTGCAGGGGGCTAGTCGGGGCAAAGATGCTCTCCAGAAAACGAGCCGAGAGCCGGGCGTTGACGATCTCGCCGCTGCTGGCATAATCGCCCAAGGGGGTGCGTCGCTCGAGCGCGATGAGGGCTCCGTGGCGGCGGGCGCTCATACGCTCGAGGGCCCGCACCAGCTCGCCCAGAGTAGACTCACCCAAGGCCACCCGTTGAAATCGCCCGCGCCCAATACGCTCCAGCGCCCCCCGCAACTCGGGCTGAAACACTACGATCAACCCGAAGGCCCCTAAGGTGGCGGCATTGCCCAAGATCCACGCCAGGCTGTTCAATCCCAGCTGGCTCGCCGCGAACCACACCAGCAGATACACCAATACCCCCCGCGCCAGGTTGATCGCCCGGGTTTCAGCGATCAGGCGATAGACGTAATAAAACAAAGTAGCTACCGCCAAAATATCCAGCAAGTCGCGCCAAGAGAGCATCCTTCTACAGGTTACAGGGTGAGGCCCGGCAGTTATTAGAGCGGCCCCCAAGTGAGTCTCGGCTCCCGCGAAACGGGATCTCCAAGGAGCAGCGCTATACTCACCTCATGCCGGCGGAGCGCAGCCTTGTTCACTCGCGGATCGCCATCTCGGCCTATTTCGTGCTGCACGGATTGGCTACCGGAAGCTGGATCTCACGCATCCCCGCCGAACAGGAGTGCTTGGCCCTGGGCGCAGCAGTGCTGGGGATGGTGCTGCTAGGCAACACCGCCGGGGCGCTTTTGGCTGGGCTCACCAGCGGAGGTACGGTGAGCCGCTTCGGCAGCCGACACGTCACCCGTTTCGCGGCTATGGGCAGCCTTCTGACCCTAGCCCTGCTGGGTCTTTCGGGCCACGCCGTCGGCCTGTTTTTAGGGCTGGTGTTGTTCGGTTTGCTCCAAGGTACTCTCAACATCGCCATGAACACCCAAGCTGCCGCCCTCGAGGCCCGTTACGAACGTCCCATCTTCTCCTCGTTCCACGCCCTGTGGAGCGCCGGGGCCCTGAGCGGTGCCCTCTTGGGGGCAAGCCTGGCCGGGCTGGGACTTAGCCCTTCGCTGCACTTCGCCCTGGTCGGCGCCTGGGGGATCACGGTGGCTGCCTATGCCGGAAATTACCTGCTGGCGGCTTCGCTGTCGCGAAGCCGCCGGGCGTTTGTACTGCCCCGCGGAGGCCTGCTGGCCTTGGGCCTGCTGGGCTTTTGCGCAGCCATCAGCGATGGCGCCATCGCAAGTTGGAGCGGGGTCTACCTGCGCAGCCTGGGGGCACCCGAATCGGTGGCGGCGCTGGGCTTCGCGCTCTACCAGAGCATGATGTTTTTGGGGCGCTTCAGCGGGGATTACCTGGTAGCCCGCTTCGGCGCGGTGCGCTTGGTGCGCCTGGGGGCCTTGCTGGGCGGGTTCGGGCTGGCCTTCGCGGTGCTCACCCACACCGTGTGGGGCATCTTCGTAGGTATCGCCTGTATGGGCTGGGGCATGGCCACGGTCTTTCCCTTGATGTTCGCGGCCTCCGCGCGTACCCCGGGGCTGCCCCCCGCCCACAGCATGGCCAGCGCCTCCACCATGAGCACCCTGGGCGGGTTGGTGGGGCCGGTGCTCTTGGGTGCGGTAGCCGAGGTGGGCACGGTGCGGGCCAGTTTCGCGGTGGCGGCCCTGCTGGCTTGGATGGTGAGCTACCTGGCCTTTTCGCTAAGCAGCTACCGGGTGACCCCGGCGCGGTCTTAACTTGCAACGACCCTGCGAGGACGTGGAACGTATAGCGCTCCTCGAGCGTAACCGACGGGCTCTGGCCGGCACGGGATGCTTCGGGGGAAGCCGGCTTAGCGGTTGGGCGGTCCGCAGCTACCCCGGCGGATGAGCTTCCCCGGGAAGCGCCGCCGCACCACCTTGTCCAGGCTGCGACTCTCCACGGCCTCCAAAACGATCTCTACCGCAGCGCGGCCCATCTCCTCCACCGGCTGCTCGATGACGTCCAGGGGAGGCGTGACCAGGCTGGTCCAGGAGTAGTTGTCGAAGGTGAGCAAGGAGACGTCCTGAGGGATCGCCAAGCCCAGCTCCCTCAAGGCCCTAAAGGCCCCCGCAGCTTCGCTGCCGGTGAGGGAGAAAAGCGCGGTGGGAGGCTCAGGCAGGCGCATCAGCTCCAAGGTGAGCTGGTAGGCGGCCTCTTCGCTGCGCTCGATGGTGCGCCGGTAACGAGGGTCGGGGGAAAGTCCCACCGCCTGCATAGCCTCGGGAAAAACCCGCGAGCGCTCGTCAGGGGTGAGGACCGGGTGATAATCGCCCAGGGCGGCGATCCGCCGATGGCCCAACCCGTAGAGGTAGCGCACCCCTTCGAACACGCACTGCCGGCCATCCAGCATGACGTAGCTAAAGGGGCTATTGGGATAGAAATGGTCTATCTCCACGATATAGGTACCCCGCTCGTGCATCTGCTTGAGGTAGTCGAGGTTGGGCGAGCCGAAGGCCGAGCGGATGATCAGGCCGCTTACCCGCTGGCCGCGGAAGAGCTTGAGGTTTTGCAGCTCGAGGCCAGAGTCGTACTCGCTGTCGGCGATCATCAAAGCGTAGCCCCGCGCCCGTACCGCTCGAGCGATGCTGCGGGTCAGGCTGGCAAAAAAAGGCTCCACGATGTTGCCCACCATCAACCCGATGGTCTGGGTACGTCCGCGCCGGAGCCCTCCGGCGACCTGATCGGGCTCGTACCCCAACTCCTGGATGGCCTTGCGCACCCGCTCCAGGGTCTCGGGTTTGAGGAGGTGGGGCTGGTGAATAGCCCGTTTGGCCGTGGTAGGGGCAACCCCCGCCCGTTTGGCGACATCGAGAATATTGGCCACGTGACCATATTAACCGAACAGGGCTTGACAACCAAAGGGTGATATGGCTATCCTTATGGACACGAGACCATTGAGCAAGTCCTAAGCGCCCTGCGACGTCGTGCGTGCCCCGCCATTAGCTTTCGGCTAAATGGTCACGTGTCCATTGCCTTCTCAACCAAGCTGGTTGGGCAGTGCGGCGTTCCACCCCAGGAGGAAAGGTATGCGTCTGTGGAAAGCTCTGTTCATCGGCACGGGTTTATCGCTCTCGGCAGCCCTGGCCCAGACCACCATCACCATCGCCACCGTCAACAACCCCGACATGGTGACGATGCAAAAACTCAGCGGCGAATTTGAAAAGAAATACCCCGACATCAAGCTCAACTGGGTGGTGCTGCCGGAGAACGAGCTGCGCCAGAAGGTCACCACCGATATCGCTACCAACGCCGGTTCCTACGACGTGCTGACCATCGGCACCTATGAGACGCCGATTTGGGGCAAGAACGGCTGGCTGGTGGAGCTGAGTGGGTTGCCGGCCTCATATGACTTGGAAGACGTGCTCAAGCCGGTGCGGGCCGGGCTTTCCTATCAGGGTAAGCTCTACGCCCTGCCCTTCTACGCCGAAAGCTCGATGCTGTACTACCGTAAAGACCTCTTCGCCGCCAAGAAGCTCACCGTACCGGCCCAACCCACCTGGACCCAGGCCATTAGTTGGGCCAAGCAACTGCACAACCCCAGCGGCGGCGTTTACGGCATCTGCCTGCGCGGCCTGCCCGGCTGGGGCGAGAACATGGCCTTTATCACCACCTTGGTCAACACCTACGGCGGGCGCTGGTTCGACGAGAACTGGAAGCCGCAGATCAACAGCCCAGAGTGGAAGCGGGCCATCGGGCAGTACGTCGAGCTGGTCACCAAGTATGGCCCTCCCGGGGTGACCGGCAACGGCTTTACCGAGAACCTGACCCTGATGTCGGAGGGCAAGTGCGCCATGTGGATTGACGCCACCGTAGCGGCGGGCTACCTGGCCAACCCCAAGACCTCCAAGGTCGCCGACAAAATCGGTTTCGCCAAGGCCCCGGTAGCCGTCACCCCCAATGGCTCGCACTGGCTGTGGAGCTGGGCGCTGGCCATCCCCAAGTCCAGCAAGAAGGTGGATGCTGCAAAGACCTTCATCACCTGGGCGACCTCCAAGGAATACATCGAGCTGGTGGGCAACACCCAAGGCTGGGTCTCCGCACCTCCTGGCACCCGCTACTCCACCTACAACAACCCCAATTACCAAAAGGCAGCTCCCTTCGCCAAAGTAGTGTTGGATTCCATCAACACCGCCGACCCCACCAAACCCACCCTCAAGCCGGTGCCCTACACCGGGATACAGTTCGTGGGCATTCCCGAGTTCCAGGCCATCGGTACCCAAGTGGGGCAGTTCATCGCAGGGATCGTGGCGGGCAAGGCCAGCTTGGATGATGGGCTGAACCAAGCCCAAGCCGCCGTGGAGAAGCTGATGAAGGAAGCGGGTTACCTCAAATGAACTGCCGGGCCGGGTGGCCCTCCGGCCACCCGGCCCTCCCAAGCCGCCGTATGACCCGCGCTCTCGCCAAACCGCGATCCAGGCCGAACCAGCCCAGTACCCTCTGGCTGCTCGGCCCGGCAATGCTGGTGCTCATCGTCTGGACCCAAATCCCCTTTCTCCTGACGATCTATCACTCTTTTCGCCGTTTCGACCTCCTCAACCCCGAGCGCCAGGGCTACGTAGGGATTGGGAACTTTGTCTCGCTCCTCACCGACACAATTTTCTGGACCTCGATTGGGAACACCCTGGTGTTGGTAGGGGCGGTGCTGGTGGTGACGATTGTCCTCGGCCTATTCCTGGCGCTCCTTTTTTATCAGGACTTTCCCGGCAGGGCGCTGGCCCGAACCTTGGTCATCTCGCCGTTTTTCGTCATGCCGGTGGTCTCGGCGCTGATCTGGAAAAACATGCTGATGCACCCGGTGTATGGCCTTTTTGCCTGGATCGCCCAAAGCCTTGGACAAAAGCCGGTGGACTGGCTGGCGACTTACCCCATGCAGTCCATCGTGGCGATGGTCTCGTGGCAGTGGACTCCCTTTGCTTTGCTGCTGATTCTGACCGGCTTACAATCCCTGTCTAAAGAACAGCTCGAGGCGGCAAAAATGGACGGGGCAAGCCCCTGGCAGGAGTTCCGCTACATCATCGTGCCGCACTTGGCCCAGACCCTGAGCGTGGTGGTGATGCTCGAGACCATCTTTTTGCTCACCATCTTCGCCGAGATCTACGCCTCGACCTCGGGCGGGCCGGGCTTGGCCACCACCACCCTGCCCTACCTGATCTACCTCAAAGCCTTTGCCGAGTACCGCATCGGGGTGGCCGCAGCCGGAGCGGTGTTTGCGGTAATTCTGGCGAACATCGTGGCCGTTTTCGTACTGCGCTTGATCGGGCGCAACCTGCAAACCGCCAAAGGAGGCATGGCGTGAGCGAGGGCAAGCGCGTCCGCTGGGAACTGACCCTGCTGGCTTACCTGGCGGCGGGGGTGATGTTCTTCCCCATCTTCTGGATGTTCCTCACCGGCTTTAAAAGCGAGGGCGACGCCATCGCCATCCCGCCCAAGCTGCTGTTTACACCTACCCTCGAAAGCATCCGGGAAGCCCTCACCCGCAGCGACTACGCCCGGCACTTCCTCAACTCGATCATCTCGGCGTTGGGTTCTACGGCTTTGGCCTTGCTGCTGGCGATTCCCGCCGCCTACTCCATGGCGTTTTACCCCACCAAGCGCACCAACGGCACCCTCTTGTGGATGATCAGCACCAAGATGATGCCCCCGGTGGGGGTGATCATCCCGGTATACCTGATCTTTCGCGACCTGCGGTGGCTGGACAACATCTGGGCCCTGACCCTGATGTACGCCGTGATGAACCTGCCGGTGGTGGTCTGGACGCTCTACGCCTACTTCCGCGAAATCCCCCACGAGATCATGGAAGCAGCCCGGGTGGACGGGGCCGGCACCTCCCAAGAACTCATGCGCGTGCTGCTGCCGGTCTCCGGCCCGGCCGTCGCCTCCGCGGCCCTCTTGAGCATCATCCTGGCCTGGAACGAAGCCTTCTGGAGCCTGAACCTGACCTCAGCCCAGGCCTCGCCGCTCTCGGTATATGTGGCCTCGTTCAAGACCGCTGAGGGGCTTTTCTGGGCCAAGATGTCGGCGGCCTCCATGATCGCGATTTTTCCGGTGATGGTCATGGGCTGGCTGGCCCAGCGGCAGCTGGTGCGGGGCCTGACCTTTGGCGCGATCAAGTGAGGCCACGGGAGATACACCATGAAAGCAGCAGTGATTACCCGTCCAAGAACGCTCGAGCTTCAAGACCTCCCCCCGCCCAAAGCCGGAGCAGGCCAGGTGCGCATTCGGGTGGGGGCCACCGGGGTGTGCGGCACCGACCTGCACCTCTTCGATGGACATTTTCACGCCCAACTGCCGCTGGTGCCCGGCCACGAGATCGCCGGGGTGATCGACCAGGTGGGGCCAGGGGTGCGCGACCTAGAGGAAGGCCAGTTGGTGGCCCTCGACCCGGTGATCGCCTGCGGCCAGTGCTGGGCCTGCCGCCGCGGGCAACGCCAGCACTGCCTGCACTTCCAGGCCCTGGGGGTCACGCGGGCCGGGGGTTTTGCCCAGTACGTGGTGGCCCCAGCAGGAAATGCCTATGCGGTGAAAAACCTCAGCGCTGCCGAGGCTGCCTTTGCCGAGCCCTTGGGCTGTGTGGTCTGGGGCCTCTTGCGGCTGCGTCCCGAGCCGGGCAGCAACGCGCTGGTGTTCGGGGCTGGGCCGATCGGGCTGCTGTTGATGCAGGCTTTACTGGCCGCGGGAGTGGCCGCGGTGACGGTGGTAGACCCGGTGCCCGAGCGGCTGGCCCTGGCGAGAAGCTTGGGGGCTTGGCGCACCGTGCAAAGCGGCCCAAAGCTGAGCGAAGAGCTCCGCGATCTGGAACCCCACGGCTTCGACGTGGTGGCGGAGGCCACCGGAGTGCCCAGCGTGGTGGAGGCCATGCCGCAGTACGCGGCGGTGGGTGGGAAGATCCTGATCTTTGGCGTAGCCCCCGAGGAAGCCACGGTGCGGATCAGCCCTTATGACCTCTTCCAGCGCGACCTGAGCGTGCTGGGCAGCTTCTCGCTCAACGGCACCGTGCCCCAGGCCCTGGCCTGGCTCGAGACAGGCCGCGTGCAAGTCAAGCCCCTCATCAGCCACCAGCTATCCCTCGAACAGCTGGGCCTGGCCCTGGAGTACAAGGAACACCCTGGGATGGAAGGGGCCCTCAAGGTGCTGATCGTTCCCGAGTAGGTGGGATATGGTACTGGAGCAATTCAGGTTGGATAACCAAGTCGCCGTCGTCACCGGTGGAGCGCGGGGGATTGGGCTGGCCATCGCCACCGCCTTTGCCGAAGCAGGGGCCACCGTAGTCATCGCCGACCTCGAGGCCGCACAGGGCGAACAGAGCGCCCACGAATTGAGGGAGCGGGGCCTACGGGCCGAGTTCCGCCCGCTCGACGTCACCCAGTCGGCCCAGGCCGATGCTCTGGCCGGGAGCCTGGTAGAGCAGTACGGCCAGGTAGACACCCTGGTCAACAACGCCGGGATCTGCCGCAACACGCCCGCCCTCGAGACCCCCGACGAAGAGTGGCTACGGATTTTCGACGTCAACGTACACGGGGTGTTCTGGTGCAGCCGGGCCTTTGGACGGGTGATGGTCCGACAGGGGCGGGGCAGCATCATCAACATCGCCTCGATGTCGGGGATCATCGTCAACAAACCCCAGCCCCAGGCGGCCTATAACGCCTCTAAGGCCGCCGTCGCCCACCTCACCCGCTCGCTGGCGGCGGAGTGGGCCGGCGCCGGGGTGCGGGTGAACGCCATCTCCCCTGGCTACATCGGCACCGAGATGACCCGGCGAGGGCTCGAGAACCCCGAGTGGCGCAGCAGCTGGCTCGAGCTCACCCCGCTGGGCCGCCTGGGCGAGCCCTCCGAGGTAGCCACCTGCGCCCTCTTCTTGGCCTCCCCGGCCAGCAGCTACCTCACCGGCAGCGAGCTGGTGGTAGACGGAGGGTACACGGTCTGGTAGCGCGCCGAAACTCCAGGAGGAGACATGCGGGCAGTGATTAGCGAACCCCACCGCATCGCGTGGGCAGAAGCGCCCGAAGCCCGGCCAGAGGCGGGGGAAGTGCTGCTCGAGCCGCTGGCGGTAGGGGTCTGCGGCTCGGATATTCACGTCTTCGAGGGGCTACACCCCTTCGTGCGTTACCCGGTCTTCCCCGGCCACGAGGTCGCCGCGCGGGTGGTGGAGCTGGGTCCCGGCGTTGACCCTGCCTGGGCGGGGGCCTTGGTAGCCCTCGAGCCCTCCCTCACCTGCGGGCGCTGCGAAGCCTGCCGCAGCGGGCACTACAACATCTGCGAGAACCTCCGGGTGATGGGCTTTCAGGCCCCCGGCGCGATGGCCGAGCGCTTCGTGAGCCCCACCCAGAACCTGCACCGCCTCCCCGAGAGCTTCGACGCCGAACTCGGGGCGATGATCGAGCCGCTGGCGGTGGCGGTACACGCGGTGGCGCTGACCTCGGTACAGGGGAAGAGCGTCGCGGTGCTGGGCGCGGGAACCATTGGCCTCTTGGTAGCCCAAGTGGCCAAGGCCTATGGGGCAGCAAGCGTGGAAATCGTGGACCCGCTCGAGCCCCGCCGCAGGGTGGCCGAGACCCTGGGGTTGAGCGCCAAGCTCCCCGACACGGCCAAGTACGAGGTGATCTTCGAGTGCGTGGGGAACGAAAAGGCGCTCGAGGCCGCCATCCAGGGCATCCACAAGGGCGGCAGCATCCTCGTGGTGGGGGTGCATGGCAAGCCCGCTACCATCTCTGCCGGGCTCATCCAAGACTGGGAGATCCTGCTCAAGGGCAGCCTGATGTACACCTACAAGGACTATCGGGAGGCCATCCGCTTATTCGCCGCGGGCCAGGTGCAGGGGAAGCCGCTCATCACCCACCGCTTTTCCTTACAGGAGGTAAATGCGGCTTTCAATACCGCCTTGGAGCGAGAAAAAGCGCTCAAGGTGATGCTGGCTCGAGGTTAGATCGCCGTTCCTGGCCCGTCCCAGGTGAGCCCTAAGAGCTTAGCCCAAGTCGCGGCCAAGTCGGAGAAGGTGGCCCGCGTCCCCAAATCCCGCCCGGCCATCCCCGGCCCGGCCACCAGGAGCATCCCGTACTCGCGGGTGTGGTCGGTGCCGCGGTAGGTGGGGTCGTTGCCGTGGTCGGAGACGATAAAAAGATAGTCCTCGGGGCCAAGAGTGGCGAGCAGCTCGGGCAATCGGGCGTCGAACTCGGCCAGGGCCTGGGCGTATCCTGCCGGGTTGCGGCGGTGGCCGAACTTGGCGTCGAAGTCCACCAGGTTGGTAAAGACCAGGCCGCGGTAGGGCTGGCGCATCTGCTCCAGGGTCTGCTCGATCCCATCGGCGTTGTCCTTGGATTTGACCTCGCGGGTGAAGCCCCGGTGGGCGTAGATATCGGGGATCTTGCCAATCCCCACCACCTCCCATCCGCCCGCTTTGATCAGGTCCAGGACGTTGCGGGGAGGCTCGAGCGCAAAGTCCTTGCGCAGGTCCTCGCGGCGGTAGAAGCCCCCCGGCTCCCCCTCGAAGGGCCGGGCGATCACCCGGGCGCAGGCCAGCGGCCCCACGAGCATTTCGCGGGCCACGCGGCACCAGGCGTAGAGGGTCTCAAGCGGGATCCTGCCGATGTGAGCCGCCACCTGGAACACCGAGTCCGCCGAGGTGTAGACGATGGGCCATCCGGTCTTCAGGTGTTCCTCGCCGTAGTCGCGAATGGCCTCGGTGCCGGAGTAGGGGCGGTTCAAAAGCCACCCCCCCACCCCGATGCGCTCGGCGTAGCGCCGGAGAAACTCTTGGGGAAAGCCTTGGGGAAAAACCCGGAAGGCATCTTTTAGGTGAATTCCCACGAACTCCCAATGCCCCGTGGAGGTGTCTTTTCCGGGGTTGACCTCGCGCATCCGGCCAAAGGCCCCGCCGGGGTTTTCGGAGGGGGGCAGGGTATGGACGCCCGGTATGTTGCCCAGGCCCAAGGCCGCCAAGTTGGGCAGCTCGAGGCCGGTTTTGAGCACGGTGTGGTCAAGGGTGTCGGCCCCCTCGTCGCCGAAGGCCGCCGCATCGGGAAGGTAACCCAAGCCCACCGAATCAAGGACGATGGTGGTGATCTTCATGGGTTTATTATCCTGCTTTGGTGCGATCTATACCGGGGGTGGATACCGCCGCCAGGACCAGGCCGGGCGCTGGCAGCAAGAAGGCAGGGTGGCTGTGGGGAGATCTTCGCTTGGAGCGGCTCGAGGTCCACCGCGGGGCCCTTTAACCCACCCCCTCGGCCAGCAGTTCCGCCAGGCGCGATAAGCAGCGCCCGTACTTCTTGGCGAAGGCCCCGTAGCGGTAGGTCTCGGGAAAGATTCGCTCGAGCCCTACCCCGGAAGCCCGCAAGCCCACCCCTCGGTCATAGAGCTTGTCCACGAAGTGCACGAAGCGCAGCGCATCGTTCTGGTCGGGGATGGGGGCCAGGCCCTCGAGGTAGACCACCTCCAGCCCCTCGAACAGGTAACGGTAGCGGATGGGATGAAGGGAGCGCAGGTGGCCCAGCAGGTCCACGAAGGCGTCGTAGGTAGCAGGCCGGGTCTCTTGCTGGTAGAGCACCCCCAGCTGTTGGCGGTCCAGGGGCGCGGGAGGGCGCGCGGGGTCGCGGTGACGGTAATCTTCGCCGTCCAGGGTCTCTACGGCAAAGCGCCGGCTCAGGCTTTGGATTTGGATCTTGAACTGCTCGGCGTTGAAGCGCCCCTGCCCCAAGGCCCCCGGCGGGGTGTTGGAGGTGGTCGCGACCCGCAACCCTCTCTCCATGCACTGGCCCAAGAGGTGGGTGACCATCTGGGCGTTGCCGGGGTCGTCGAGCTCGAACTCGTCCACAAAGAGGTACTCGAGCCGAGAGAAGCGCTCCACTGCCCGCGAGAGCCCCATCAGCCCCACCGCGTAGGTGAGTTCCTCGAAGGAGAGGTAACCCTTGGGTTCAGGGGCCTCCCAAAAAGCCGAGACCAGCAGATGGGTCTTCCCTACCCCGAAGCCCCCGTCCAAGTAGATGCCTGCAGGGTTGGGCCGCTTGCGCTTGAACAATCCCTGGGGTTTGTCGTGTACCCAGCGGCGTAATCGTTCCTTAACCAGCTCCTGCGAGGGGTAGCGGGGGTCGGGCCGATAGCTTTCAAAGGTCGCGGCGCGGAAGCGCGGGGGCGGGGAGAACTGCGCCAGCAAGGTGTGCAGGTTGACCTCGGGAGAGCGTTGGCTCAGGCGCACCGCTCCATGTTAAACCCTTCGGGGTGTATTGGGGATTCGCTCCCACCCCTACGCCACCCGTATCCCCTCTGACTGGCGGCCCGTTAGGCTGCTACCCTGGAACCATGATCCGTGTCTATGGCCTAAGCGGCTGTGGCCCTTGCGAGGTCGTCAAGCTATTCCTCAAGCAGAAAAACCTGCCTTTCGAGTTCGTGGACGTGCAGGAACACCCCGAGGCCCGGCAAAAAGTCCTGGAGAGGGTAGGAACCCTTACCGCCGGGGTGGTGCTCGAGGTAAACGGCGAACCCATCGCCCTCACTGGGGTCTCGATCCCCAAGCTGGAAGCGTGGTATCAGGAGTACCTGCGCCGATGGCGCTGAGTCGGCGTGGGGAAGCTTTAGGTTAGACTAGCGCAGTGCGCGGTCATCTGTGGGGTCTGTTCTACCTAAACCTGGTCACGATTTTATGGGGCACCACCTTCGTAATCGTCAAGGGCGCGGTAGATGTGCTTAGCCCCAGCCTGATCATCCTGGGAAGGTTCCTGGTGGCGAGCCTGTGCTTTTTGCCCTTTACTCGCACCCTCCGCGACGACGAGCATAGCCAGAGGGTGCTTTGGCTGGCGGCCTTTGAGCTAGGGTTTTGGCTATGGGCCGGGTACGCCACCCAGGCCGTGGGGCTCCAGTACACCTCGGCTAGCCGAAGCGCTTTCATCACCGCGCTGAACGTGATCCTGGTGCCGATCATCCTGGGGTTGTTCGGGCGGCGGATCGGCCTTGCGGTGTGGGTGGCGGCAGTGCTGGCAGTGGCGGGGGTGGGGCTGCTCTCCTACGACGGCTCCCCGCCCAACCTGGGTGATCTCTGGACGCTAGGCTGCGCTTTCACCTACGCTGCCTACATCATCCGCCTCGAGGGCTATGCCAAACGCCTCCCGGCCCTTGGCCTCACCACCGTCCAGGTCTATGGCACCGCGCTGTTCGCTCTAGGTTGGGTGCTCGTGGAGCGTCCTCGAGTGGACTGGGGTGACTTTCCCTGGCTGGCCATTTTCTATCTGGGAGTCTTCGCCACCGCCCTTACCACGCTGCTACAGACTTTGGGGCAGGGCCGGGTCTCGGCGCCGGAGGCCGCGGTCATCTATGTGCTCGAGCCGGTATGGGCCTCGGTGTTCGCCTTCTTGCTGCTAGGCGAACGCCTGGGGGTGCAAGGCCTGGTGGGGGCCGCCCTGGTGGTCTCGGCCACGCTGATTGATAGCTTGCAGTATTACTGGCGCTCGAGAACTAGTGCTCGAGGCCGCTGATCAGTCGGGCCAATCCGTAAGCCGCCCCCGCGGCCAACCCGCCCACGAGTGCGGTCTGCCAGGCTCCGCGGAAAAGGGAGATCCCGGTGAAGCGAGCCTTCACCGTGCCGAAAATCAAGAGGGCCACCAGCGTTACCACTACACTCCAGACCAGGGCCGAGGCCAGCGGCAAGCGCAGCGCGTAGGGCAGTAGCGGGATCGCCCCACCGGCCACGTACGAGCCCCCAATGGTCAGGGCGCTGCACAGGGCCCTTCGGGGGTCGGGTTCTTCCAGCCCCAGCTCCTCTTTCATCATGAAGTCCACCCAGGTCTGAGGCCGGGCGATGACCGCTTGGGTGGCCTGCTCCAGTGGTTCACCCTCGAGCCCATAACCTCGGAACACCTGGCGCACCTCTTCGGTCTCAGCCTGGGGCAGTTCCTTGACCTCGCGCCACTCGCGCTCGAGTTCGGCCTGGTAGTGGTCGGCCTCGCTGCGGGCTGCCAGGTAACCACCTAGCCCCATCGCGATCGAGCCCGCCACCACCTCGGCAATCCCCGCGATCAGCACCACGAAGCTCGAGTCCACCGCTCCCGAGAGCCCCGCGGCCAGGGCAAAGGGTACGGTAAGCCCGTCCGACATCCCGATCACGATGTCCCGCACGGTGTCGGAGCCGGTGAAGTGTTGTTCGACGTGCACTCTAGAGTACATAAGCGCCTCCCTTTTGCAGCATCTCTCCGCCCGGTGACGAAACCAATGCCTTTTGGGGCTAGGATAACCCAAGTTGCTACCTAGACGACTTTTTCTGTGATTAGGCGGATGTTATGTGCCAGAACAAAGGAGAGGAACTTCAGGACAAAACCCTCCTGGGTCACTGCGTGAATCCGCCGAGGGAAAAGGTTGTTAAGCATGCCTCCCACCGTCTCCACCTCCCGCCGCCCCACGATGGCCAGGTACTGCAACCAGGGCACATACCGCTTGCTCCACGGCTTACGCCGAAAGGAGCATCTCCGCTTGCGAATGGGCATGACCTCCACCCCCGTGGCCTCCCGTAAAACGTCTTCCCATACGTAGCTCTCGTAGCCCCGGTCCAGGTAAAGCGGCTTCCCCGCCTCCACCTGGAGAGAGGACAGGTCGTGGAAACTGCCCGGGGTCAAGGCCACCTCGTGGACAAACAGGCCATCGTCCACCAGGAGGTGAAGCTTGAAGCCGTGGAAGTAGACCCG
Encoded here:
- the cdaA gene encoding diadenylate cyclase CdaA; amino-acid sequence: MLSWRDLLDILAVATLFYYVYRLIAETRAINLARGVLVYLLVWFAASQLGLNSLAWILGNAATLGAFGLIVVFQPELRGALERIGRGRFQRVALGESTLGELVRALERMSARRHGALIALERRTPLGDYASSGEIVNARLSARFLESIFAPTSPLHDGGVIVRGDQVVAAGCIFPLSDRVEKYIGTRHRAALGLSEQTDALVIVVSEERGTIRVAERGQLSPPLQPRDVRERILEEIRA
- a CDS encoding MFS transporter, translating into MPAERSLVHSRIAISAYFVLHGLATGSWISRIPAEQECLALGAAVLGMVLLGNTAGALLAGLTSGGTVSRFGSRHVTRFAAMGSLLTLALLGLSGHAVGLFLGLVLFGLLQGTLNIAMNTQAAALEARYERPIFSSFHALWSAGALSGALLGASLAGLGLSPSLHFALVGAWGITVAAYAGNYLLAASLSRSRRAFVLPRGGLLALGLLGFCAAISDGAIASWSGVYLRSLGAPESVAALGFALYQSMMFLGRFSGDYLVARFGAVRLVRLGALLGGFGLAFAVLTHTVWGIFVGIACMGWGMATVFPLMFAASARTPGLPPAHSMASASTMSTLGGLVGPVLLGAVAEVGTVRASFAVAALLAWMVSYLAFSLSSYRVTPARS
- a CDS encoding LacI family DNA-binding transcriptional regulator, which produces MANILDVAKRAGVAPTTAKRAIHQPHLLKPETLERVRKAIQELGYEPDQVAGGLRRGRTQTIGLMVGNIVEPFFASLTRSIARAVRARGYALMIADSEYDSGLELQNLKLFRGQRVSGLIIRSAFGSPNLDYLKQMHERGTYIVEIDHFYPNSPFSYVMLDGRQCVFEGVRYLYGLGHRRIAALGDYHPVLTPDERSRVFPEAMQAVGLSPDPRYRRTIERSEEAAYQLTLELMRLPEPPTALFSLTGSEAAGAFRALRELGLAIPQDVSLLTFDNYSWTSLVTPPLDVIEQPVEEMGRAAVEIVLEAVESRSLDKVVRRRFPGKLIRRGSCGPPNR
- a CDS encoding sugar ABC transporter substrate-binding protein — translated: MRLWKALFIGTGLSLSAALAQTTITIATVNNPDMVTMQKLSGEFEKKYPDIKLNWVVLPENELRQKVTTDIATNAGSYDVLTIGTYETPIWGKNGWLVELSGLPASYDLEDVLKPVRAGLSYQGKLYALPFYAESSMLYYRKDLFAAKKLTVPAQPTWTQAISWAKQLHNPSGGVYGICLRGLPGWGENMAFITTLVNTYGGRWFDENWKPQINSPEWKRAIGQYVELVTKYGPPGVTGNGFTENLTLMSEGKCAMWIDATVAAGYLANPKTSKVADKIGFAKAPVAVTPNGSHWLWSWALAIPKSSKKVDAAKTFITWATSKEYIELVGNTQGWVSAPPGTRYSTYNNPNYQKAAPFAKVVLDSINTADPTKPTLKPVPYTGIQFVGIPEFQAIGTQVGQFIAGIVAGKASLDDGLNQAQAAVEKLMKEAGYLK
- a CDS encoding carbohydrate ABC transporter permease yields the protein MTRALAKPRSRPNQPSTLWLLGPAMLVLIVWTQIPFLLTIYHSFRRFDLLNPERQGYVGIGNFVSLLTDTIFWTSIGNTLVLVGAVLVVTIVLGLFLALLFYQDFPGRALARTLVISPFFVMPVVSALIWKNMLMHPVYGLFAWIAQSLGQKPVDWLATYPMQSIVAMVSWQWTPFALLLILTGLQSLSKEQLEAAKMDGASPWQEFRYIIVPHLAQTLSVVVMLETIFLLTIFAEIYASTSGGPGLATTTLPYLIYLKAFAEYRIGVAAAGAVFAVILANIVAVFVLRLIGRNLQTAKGGMA